The region TCATCCCTAACACCATAAATTAAAGGACTGATAAACCTGGGGAGGCACATGAACAAGACAAAGTTGAATATGGGTAAATAGTAAAAATATTGTCTTAAATAGGCTTCGGTAAATGAAGACGATAAAGATGTCATGCATAGTCCGAGCTGGAGTGCGTGAAGAAGGACGGTTTTCTCTGCCTTGAATGCAGAAGACCTCCCAGAACCGATCTTTCGGGCCACCATCATACATTTGACATAGGTGTAGAGGATAGCCAACGCCACCAAGCTGAAGGTGAGGATGTAGGTCAATGATCGCAAGATAACTTGGAATTGGCTCATTGCAAATACTGGCCATTCACATATCAAGCTGGTGGAGAAAAAGTTCCTCGGCATTGAGTAACACATGAGGATAAAGTCAAGGAACTGCGGGATAACAGCCAGAAGCCACATGACTCCGATGGCCAGAAGGGACCTCTGCAACGTGCAGACTTCCGCATGTCTTAATGGATGGCAGATGGCAAAGTAACGTTCAAAGGACATGATGGCCAAATTGTAGGGTGTTACTCGAAATGCACCCACAGAGAAAGTCATGAGAAAGTAACATACGGGGACAGGGATGTATACGAGATATATAACCACAAGGAAGAGGAATATTACCACAGTCATCAATAAGGTGTCATTTATGAGCATATGGGCAAAGAGGACATAGCGGGCATTCTCCCGAACATGAGGACTGGTGAAGAAGACGTACAAGATGATGGCGACAAAGTAGAGGAAAATACAGAAGGACACCAGCATAAAGACCAGCAGGGTGCTCCTCACGATCTCAGCGGTCCACTTGTTGAAGACCTCAGTGGAGTTAAGCATTATGAGAAAGGTGCAGGAGATCCTTTTGGTTGAGGTTCTCATACTGGAAGAGAAGCACAGATCAGACCTAAACAACAAGCAAGAGTTAGGCTATGGCTCCCCGACCACATCTAGAGGTAGCTCACAGGTTCTGGTAAAATCCATGCATTACTTTACCCTATACATTAGCTCCCTGTTCCCCAATAAGGGAAAACCCTCTGCAATGTCCAAACCTGCTAAGTCAGAGTCTTGTGACTATTACTCAACTTTTTATCTTTATAgggaaacattaaaggggttatccagtgctacaaaaacatggccactttcttccagagacagcatcactcttgtctccaagtttgggtgcaggttttttaactcagctccattgaagtgaatggagcttaactgcaaaccacacctgacctagagacaagagtggtgctgtctctggaagaaagtggccatgtttttatagcgctgcaCATGTTGAGCCAAGACAACAACTTGCAGGCAAGAAAAGATATTGGTGTAACCCAATGGTCCTAGTAGAAAATTCTAGTTTTGCTGTCTAAGGCTACGTTtacacgtagcaaaagtggcggaataggATAGCGTGAGTTGTAACTATGGTCCTTCTTATAACTAACAACTTTCATCTTAGAAAAAAATCAGTGTTTCACCCTGTCAGTCCAGCGCGGGGAGAGAAGgtgcacgagcctcccatagactgtcattatgacagggaggatttcggatttttggaagtccgctccgaatttttttttcctgctttctaaaatggcagtggaacaaaggtacggaaAGTCTACTTATTCCACTGCACAGCGCAGGACAGCTGTTAAGGCCCGGAAGTcggcttagcccagataacaaggcctggggctcgtgtTACCCACCTAGGTAGCTCCCAACTAGctggcataaggcggtcagactAGAAGTATGAGTATCTCCccttctacacacctctactgttccagcagagtacacttctaccttggacaaggcccctctggCAATTCCTCTCCTCTACTATCCTACTGCCAAGCATCTTCTTAATAAAAGCACCTTGTCTCTACCTCAACTACGATCACATGAGTCACTTGCAAGATTGTATAATCGTTGTATTGCACTagactgtattactactacaagTGCTATCCTTGTATTGCACCACGTTTCTCCTTAGTAAATTATTCTACTTTGCACTGGGCTCTGGCTTATCTCTTCtttaaaaagttcgctcatctctaattataccccagagctgcactcactattctgctggtggggtcactgtgtacattacattactggtcctgagttacatcctgtattatacaccagagctgcactcactattctgctggtggggtcactgtgtacatacattacattactgatcctgtactgatcctgagttacctcctgtattataccccagagccgcactcactattctgctggtggggtcactgtgtacatacattacattactgatcctgagttacatcctggattatactccagagctgcactcactattctgctggtggggtcactgtgtactggTCAATGTTAGTTTTCCCTGTATGATAAATTATTTAGAGGAAAATGGGGAGAGATTAATCAGTGTTTGTGCAGAGAAGCAGTAGAGCATTtcttacagcaaccaatcagatttaagCTTATATTTTTAAAAGGCCtctgaaagctggaatctgattggatgcttCTCCGCACCAGGATCTATGAATGTTCCCTAGTGTTTGTAAATAAGAAACACAAATACCTAGAGCAAGTTCTGTGAACAAGCAGGGGttgctgggagatttcagctcaCAACCACAGCCATATTATTAGCGAGTCCTCGGCTTCCTCTACAGCTGTAAAACTAGAGGTATGTACAAACGTAACATTTCCAGAACATTCCTGATATGTCCCTATGGCTTTCTCCAGGATGACTTGTTACTGAGGACCCCTCCCCAGCCCATGATCAGTCTCTGCTACTTACTGTATGAGGATTACACAAGTCTTCCCACTTCCAGCAATAGGTTACATAGCGTACATACagagagcagtatacaggagtgagGGGGGGAgcgctatatacctgctccccgctccccaATGGATTCCACAGGATGAACAATGTCATAGATCGGATTTGACATCGAAATTTCTTCCGTTTCATTTGCAGCGGTAATATCTCACAAGAGGATCCAGCCGCACAACATAGATGTGTCCTTATGGGATAAGTGAGGAGAAGAGCAAGATATACATAAAAGAATATAATATTTATAGAGAAAATAtacatgaatagatagatagatagatagatagatagatagatggatggatagatagatagatagatagatagatagatagatagatagatagatagatagatagataggagatagatagatggataggagatagatagataggagatagatagataggagatagataggagatagatagataatagatagatacatagataggagatagatagataggagataggagatagatagataatagatagatacatagataggagatagatagatagatagataggtagatagatagataggagatagatagataggagatagatagatagatagatagataggagatagatagatagatagatagataggagatagatagatagatagatagatacatagataggagatagatagatagataggagataggagatagatagatagatagatagatagatagataggagatagatagatagatagataccagtgatgagcgaatactgttcgattgaatagatattcgatcgaatagtaaggtattcgatctatcaaatattatcgaatagttcgctgaatattcgataaatattcgataagcgttcaaatcccccagcttccagtttttacctccaagtggtcgaatagatgtttttcaataatcgaatacttgttcccatagactttaatgggatcgaatattcgatcaagtattcgaatattcgggagatatttgtacgaatatcgaatattcgaatatttcactatttgctcatcactaatagatacatagatacataggagatagatagatagatagatagatagatagatagatagatagataaatagagtagatagacagacagataatgagttctccctgagttcagtgattgttgtgttttgttggtctatttatcattgccccagtagccagaatcctgctccacactgatgaggggcaaataccccgaaacggcagtctgtggatggatgcctagccttggtaacccttgtcttatgtcgttatactcgccacagagttagactttgacttacaggggccaccctggtgtttccctatttaggtcccaaagctcgtaacagagtgaggacctgagggactacgtatcggggtggtttggtgctctccccactaggaggcaccccttggcaatgggcttctttctctggagagagggatatctggctattcccgtgttttgagactcgtaactgaggctccacggaccccttttttgcatagacagacagatagacagatagataatatagatagagaaagatagatagatagatacgagatagatagatagatagatagatagatagatgatatgtaGTGACCCGACTGTTATGTGTCAGATGTTCACTTTTTGTACACTCACAGGTGTAGGTGCTTTCCCTCATTTGTCTAGCCTATCTTTCTCACTCTCTCTTTACAcccacagcccaccaatcacagacagAGTTAGATAAGCCCCTGTAGTTAGGACTTAGTTCTTGATAGGATGAGTTAGTTCAGTTGGAGTTAGTTGGTAGTCTAGTTTCAGTGTGAGAGAGAGCACAACAGACAGGTCTCTGCAGAACCaaaccagggcctggctttggccaggttcTCTAACAGGGACACAACTAGACAAGCTTGTTTCCTCTCATGAGCACCAGAACCGATACGCAGTGCTAAACCGTTACAGGGGGAAAAAAGCCAAACAGGcatcaccttgtccacgccaggaacctct is a window of Dendropsophus ebraccatus isolate aDenEbr1 chromosome 5, aDenEbr1.pat, whole genome shotgun sequence DNA encoding:
- the LOC138794112 gene encoding odorant receptor 131-2-like, which codes for MESSARSREKARLHSAMLKPRPYIDFLYLCSTVVSSYDFRSYCLALCREVPGVDKVMPVWLFSPCNGLALRIGSGAHERKQACLVVSLLENLAKARPCMRTSTKRISCTFLIMLNSTEVFNKWTAEIVRSTLLVFMLVSFCIFLYFVAIILYVFFTSPHVRENARYVLFAHMLINDTLLMTVVIFLFLVVIYLVYIPVPVCYFLMTFSVGAFRVTPYNLAIMSFERYFAICHPLRHAEVCTLQRSLLAIGVMWLLAVIPQFLDFILMCYSMPRNFFSTSLICEWPVFAMSQFQVILRSLTYILTFSLVALAILYTYVKCMMVARKIGSGRSSAFKAEKTVLLHALQLGLCMTSLSSSFTEAYLRQYFYYLPIFNFVLFMCLPRFISPLIYGVRDEVFRKHMMKMNFSVFVLFMCFTRFIGPFIYGVRDEMFRKRVTTLNFSVLVDDATIIYLNNDV